The following coding sequences lie in one Mycobacterium sp. Z3061 genomic window:
- a CDS encoding zinc ribbon domain-containing protein, with amino-acid sequence MTTETLNCPNGHQNPSHQHFCGECGAPLPVVCPNGHLNPASQNFCGECGAALDGVQRSKQKPEAKAISIGTGQAGGQEHTQRRTLGAHQSPPPPDVAAANAEQAGHDAQLNTGIETTASTQHHSDEDAASAEQALKVGDCVQIQTGQHSDRFNGMVGIVQEIPNGGQGSDIHVALKGHKLKFKPNELQLVGKVAQQPTRSRGVTSSSGRVTLLVAGILLIVVVVGSALSGGGNRSTQKSSGRHTPSYDYGYNLIINESHEIVAEVNGQLRSEGKQPTDSPAKLLGANGEYIASTCEGYVEAIVAGSVLRSRPPLPQDFSSADFLKGCNDGGKSLLASG; translated from the coding sequence ATGACGACCGAAACGCTTAACTGCCCGAACGGTCACCAAAACCCTTCGCACCAGCATTTCTGCGGCGAGTGCGGGGCTCCCCTCCCGGTGGTTTGCCCGAACGGTCACCTCAACCCTGCGAGTCAGAATTTCTGCGGCGAGTGCGGGGCCGCCTTGGACGGGGTGCAAAGGAGCAAGCAGAAACCTGAAGCAAAGGCCATCTCGATTGGTACCGGCCAGGCAGGCGGGCAGGAGCACACTCAGCGCCGGACGTTAGGCGCACACCAGTCCCCGCCTCCGCCAGATGTCGCAGCGGCCAACGCTGAGCAAGCGGGGCATGACGCACAGCTCAACACGGGCATCGAGACGACCGCATCAACGCAGCATCACAGTGACGAAGACGCCGCGTCTGCTGAGCAAGCACTCAAAGTGGGCGACTGCGTGCAGATACAGACAGGACAACATAGCGACAGGTTCAACGGGATGGTCGGCATCGTCCAAGAGATCCCGAATGGGGGTCAGGGTTCCGACATCCACGTGGCTCTCAAAGGCCACAAATTAAAATTCAAGCCGAATGAACTGCAGTTAGTCGGCAAAGTGGCGCAGCAGCCCACACGGTCGCGCGGCGTCACGTCAAGTAGTGGGCGCGTGACACTGCTGGTTGCCGGAATCCTGCTAATCGTCGTAGTAGTCGGATCTGCACTGTCAGGCGGCGGGAATCGAAGCACGCAGAAATCGTCTGGGCGGCACACCCCTTCATACGACTACGGATACAACTTGATCATCAATGAAAGCCACGAAATCGTTGCCGAGGTCAATGGTCAGCTGCGCAGTGAGGGGAAGCAGCCGACGGATTCGCCTGCGAAGCTTCTTGGCGCGAACGGCGAGTACATCGCTTCGACGTGCGAAGGCTATGTCGAGGCGATTGTCGCCGGGTCTGTCTTGCGCAGTCGCCCACCCCTACCGCAAGATTTCAGCTCCGCCGACTTTCTCAAGGGCTGTAACGACGGAGGGAAGTCACTGCTGGCTTCAGGATGA
- a CDS encoding EcsC family protein: MVDDSCGMSEYERRAWEALINRSQGEGAQQGRLHDWGEKAKLRAKAAGGKAQAVIERVPGGDQALDMADEAMAKAMQAIHKAFVERGMNSVKPATIIKPFLEEAVDVSSYDDIRKLDLKLCDRSLPRRKERYVLLAASQGAATSLAVTGAVVSSTVSGGTTLSVAAAAVTADVMAVMVGMGRIVALVAAHYGYDVREPDEQVFASGVLAYSSATGSAEKAASLASLSRLTQQMMRRATWNQLQRHQLVNVIQKVSTSLGFRLTQRKLAQAVPVVGAVLNGGLNAWFVQKTFERSEHAYRLRFLTEKYNLDPTSWAPDVMDTESTALPLVHEFIEDELALGPTAEAQRADHTDTETNNSAPQDEDNESDS; the protein is encoded by the coding sequence GTGGTGGACGACAGCTGCGGAATGTCGGAGTACGAACGCAGAGCATGGGAAGCGTTGATCAATCGATCTCAAGGAGAAGGCGCGCAGCAGGGGCGTCTCCATGACTGGGGTGAGAAAGCCAAGCTCCGAGCGAAGGCGGCAGGAGGAAAAGCTCAGGCGGTAATCGAACGCGTGCCTGGCGGGGATCAGGCTCTCGATATGGCCGATGAGGCCATGGCGAAGGCTATGCAAGCGATCCACAAAGCATTCGTCGAGCGCGGAATGAACTCGGTGAAACCGGCCACCATCATCAAGCCCTTTCTGGAAGAAGCAGTGGACGTGTCGTCGTACGACGACATCCGCAAGCTCGACCTGAAACTTTGTGACCGATCATTGCCCCGGCGCAAGGAGCGGTATGTCCTCCTTGCCGCCTCGCAAGGAGCGGCAACATCGCTGGCTGTTACTGGGGCCGTTGTCTCATCGACAGTGTCGGGAGGCACGACGCTCTCCGTGGCCGCCGCTGCAGTCACGGCCGACGTCATGGCGGTCATGGTGGGTATGGGCCGCATCGTCGCGCTGGTGGCCGCTCACTACGGCTACGACGTGCGGGAACCCGATGAGCAGGTCTTCGCTTCCGGCGTCCTCGCATATTCCTCGGCGACCGGGTCCGCCGAGAAAGCTGCTTCCCTTGCATCGCTGTCACGCCTGACACAGCAGATGATGCGACGCGCCACCTGGAATCAGCTTCAGCGACACCAGCTGGTCAATGTGATCCAGAAGGTGTCCACGTCTCTGGGGTTCAGGCTGACGCAGCGGAAGCTGGCACAGGCCGTCCCCGTCGTCGGCGCTGTACTCAACGGCGGACTAAACGCCTGGTTCGTCCAGAAAACGTTCGAACGGTCCGAGCACGCCTACCGGCTCCGGTTCCTGACCGAGAAGTACAACCTCGATCCGACGAGCTGGGCACCAGACGTCATGGACACCGAGTCCACGGCACTTCCGCTGGTTCACGAATTCATAGAGGACGAATTAGCCCTGGGACCAACCGCTGAAGCCCAGCGCGCCGACCACACCGACACCGAAACGAACAACAGCGCGCCACAAGACGAAGACAACGAGAGTGATTCCTGA
- a CDS encoding serine/threonine-protein kinase, producing the protein MALREGQTFAGYRIVRLLGSGGMGEVYLAQHPRLPRQDALKVLPADVSADPDYRARFNREADLASKLWHPHIVSVHDRGEHHGQLWISMDYVDGLDAGRLLASRYPEGMPADEVVRIVTAVASALDYAHKQGLLHRDVKPANIMLSHLDDDDDEQRILLADFGIARSVDDISGLTATNMTVGTVAYAAPEQLMGEEIDGRADQYALAATAYHLLTGSHLFPNSNPVAVISRHLNSSPPALAVTRPDLATFDPVLAVALAKDPNSRFPRCADFARVLEQAASPRSASVTATTAPAPASDRPNQRGSVSGPPRRWLIPATLLAVSILIAAVALTWQQWHQGHVTTATSSAATPPHGISTSSAPEAPPPAGAPPSAAPSATKVITVVAVVNGQAANGYREVSSPGNAQQAVFGCSASPAAVHLGIYKCYPSVANADICWPSTPGTLLCLDNPWDKRLYRKLYTDMLPPATKPSAPEPFALLLDDGTQCRLRNGGAWTVRNDGYLGAYGCPDEKPAVLIAAPGAEPVDRSQPLWTVKIGPLGFENFPAPQTHAVTTAWFAGN; encoded by the coding sequence ATGGCGTTGAGGGAAGGCCAAACGTTCGCCGGCTATCGGATCGTGCGCCTGCTCGGTTCCGGCGGAATGGGCGAGGTCTACCTAGCCCAGCACCCCCGCCTACCTCGTCAAGATGCCCTCAAGGTGCTTCCCGCCGACGTATCCGCCGACCCCGACTACCGCGCCCGTTTCAACCGCGAGGCCGATCTTGCGTCGAAGCTCTGGCACCCCCACATTGTCAGCGTGCACGACCGAGGCGAGCACCACGGTCAGCTGTGGATATCAATGGACTACGTTGACGGGCTCGACGCCGGCCGACTCCTCGCCAGCCGGTATCCGGAGGGGATGCCAGCCGATGAGGTCGTCCGCATCGTCACCGCCGTGGCCAGTGCGCTTGACTACGCGCACAAGCAGGGCCTGCTGCACCGCGACGTCAAACCGGCGAACATCATGCTCAGTCACCTCGATGACGACGATGACGAGCAACGGATCTTGTTGGCCGACTTTGGAATTGCCCGCAGCGTCGACGACATCAGCGGGCTCACCGCCACCAATATGACGGTCGGGACGGTGGCCTACGCCGCGCCCGAGCAGCTGATGGGCGAGGAGATCGATGGTCGCGCTGACCAGTACGCCCTTGCCGCTACCGCGTATCACTTGCTGACGGGGTCACACCTCTTCCCGAACTCGAACCCGGTGGCCGTCATCAGCCGCCACCTCAACTCCTCGCCCCCGGCCTTGGCGGTCACGAGGCCCGACCTTGCGACATTCGACCCCGTGCTCGCAGTTGCACTCGCCAAAGACCCCAACTCTCGATTCCCTCGATGCGCTGATTTCGCCCGCGTGCTGGAGCAAGCCGCGAGCCCGCGGTCCGCTTCGGTTACGGCAACTACCGCACCGGCTCCCGCATCAGACAGGCCAAACCAGCGCGGCTCAGTAAGCGGCCCACCACGGCGCTGGCTTATCCCCGCGACGCTGCTGGCAGTTTCAATTCTGATTGCCGCCGTCGCGCTGACGTGGCAGCAGTGGCATCAAGGCCACGTGACGACCGCGACCTCGAGCGCGGCGACTCCGCCCCACGGAATCTCCACCAGTAGTGCTCCCGAGGCACCTCCACCAGCTGGCGCACCACCCAGTGCGGCCCCGTCAGCAACGAAAGTCATTACAGTCGTGGCTGTAGTAAACGGCCAGGCCGCCAACGGCTACCGAGAGGTTTCATCACCGGGCAATGCGCAGCAGGCGGTCTTCGGCTGTAGTGCGTCACCGGCGGCGGTGCACCTCGGCATCTATAAGTGTTACCCCTCAGTCGCCAATGCCGATATATGTTGGCCATCCACGCCAGGAACACTGCTGTGTCTCGATAATCCCTGGGACAAGCGCCTTTATCGGAAGCTTTACACCGACATGCTTCCTCCCGCGACCAAGCCGTCGGCGCCGGAACCGTTTGCGTTGCTTCTCGATGATGGCACGCAGTGTCGGCTGCGCAACGGTGGCGCCTGGACCGTGCGCAATGACGGCTACTTGGGCGCTTACGGGTGCCCCGACGAGAAACCTGCGGTCCTGATCGCCGCACCAGGCGCGGAACCTGTCGATCGCTCCCAGCCCCTCTGGACCGTCAAGATAGGTCCACTAGGTTTCGAGAACTTCCCAGCACCCCAGACGCACGCTGTGACCACCGCCTGGTTCGCAGGCAATTGA
- a CDS encoding HNH endonuclease signature motif containing protein: MSDLTGRQPCQCGCGRLARRGNRFLYGHKRAAHPVDRFVRHLDIASSTTYEGTACWVWMGSLKGPAGYGSFRTRTLHTGSRTITAHRFLYELWHGQPVPDGLVIDHLCRNRRCVNPLHIEAVTQRVNVLRGRGPSALNAKKTHCSAGHVYDTENTRVYRGQRHCRACDRVRQRRRRAEVKRAQPQCPQ, translated from the coding sequence ATGAGTGATCTGACCGGTCGGCAGCCATGTCAGTGCGGTTGCGGCAGGCTGGCGAGACGGGGAAACCGTTTCCTATACGGGCACAAGAGAGCTGCACACCCGGTGGATCGCTTCGTTCGCCACCTCGACATCGCGAGTAGCACCACATACGAAGGAACCGCGTGCTGGGTCTGGATGGGTAGCCTCAAAGGCCCTGCAGGGTACGGATCGTTTCGGACACGCACTCTCCACACCGGTAGCCGCACTATTACTGCCCACCGTTTCCTCTATGAGCTGTGGCATGGCCAGCCCGTGCCCGACGGCTTGGTTATCGACCATTTGTGCCGAAACAGACGCTGTGTCAACCCTCTTCACATTGAAGCCGTCACCCAGCGCGTCAATGTCCTGCGGGGGCGGGGGCCATCGGCGCTCAACGCCAAGAAAACCCATTGTTCGGCTGGGCATGTGTACGACACCGAGAACACCCGCGTCTACCGCGGACAGCGGCATTGCAGAGCCTGCGACCGGGTGCGGCAGCGTCGCAGACGTGCCGAAGTCAAGAGAGCGCAGCCACAATGCCCGCAATGA
- a CDS encoding helix-turn-helix domain-containing protein has product MGLNCFFHRLVSLCWKASMSTDPNVPSPLVFDVAAAAQLIGASERWLADQARARRFPGRKVARRWYFTREDLDEILRLCAVVPTFASSAGGERTAPQRSSMTRTTARRVRRRDH; this is encoded by the coding sequence ATGGGACTGAACTGTTTCTTCCATCGTCTTGTGTCTCTGTGCTGGAAGGCGTCTATGTCTACTGACCCCAATGTCCCATCCCCCCTTGTCTTCGACGTCGCGGCGGCAGCCCAACTGATTGGTGCGAGCGAACGATGGCTCGCCGATCAGGCTCGCGCCCGCCGCTTTCCGGGCCGAAAAGTTGCGCGGCGCTGGTATTTCACCCGCGAGGACTTGGACGAAATCCTTCGCCTGTGCGCAGTTGTCCCGACATTTGCAAGTTCGGCAGGCGGCGAACGTACTGCGCCCCAGCGCAGTTCGATGACGAGGACGACTGCTCGACGCGTCCGCAGGCGTGATCACTGA
- a CDS encoding site-specific integrase: protein MASIRQRERKDGSVYWAVLYVLDGKQSSSSFDDHREAVDFQTLANKAGPSKAVEVWATARPAAAGFTVASWCNHYVEHLTGVNDGTRARYRRYIANDIVPSKIGALPLAALTNADVATWLNGLTGAAKTAANKHGFLAGALNAAVRARHLGSNPCDGNRMRRDEPAEMVFLTRDEFALLYSCVGAHWQPLVEFLVASGARFGEATALKSGDIDVEEGTVRIHRAWRYVPKEGYQLGPPKTKRSVRTIDVAASVLDSLDLSGEWVFTNSGRGWRGRPTDPVRAQNFFSNAWLPALAMAKDKGLIKRPRVHDLRHTNASWLIQAGVSLPVIQRHLGHESIQTTVDRYGHLDRRSSRVVADVIGKALMHSMVLDEVD, encoded by the coding sequence ATGGCGTCAATCCGGCAGCGGGAGCGCAAGGACGGTTCTGTCTACTGGGCCGTCCTTTATGTGCTCGATGGCAAGCAAAGTTCGTCCTCATTCGATGACCACCGGGAAGCCGTCGATTTCCAGACGCTGGCCAACAAGGCCGGTCCCTCCAAGGCCGTGGAGGTATGGGCAACTGCGCGCCCGGCTGCTGCTGGCTTCACCGTGGCGAGCTGGTGTAACCACTACGTTGAGCACCTCACCGGAGTCAACGACGGAACTAGGGCCAGGTATCGGCGCTATATCGCCAATGACATCGTCCCGAGCAAAATCGGGGCTTTGCCGCTGGCGGCACTGACCAACGCCGATGTCGCCACATGGCTCAACGGTTTGACCGGAGCCGCCAAGACGGCCGCGAACAAGCATGGGTTTTTGGCCGGTGCGCTTAATGCGGCGGTGCGAGCCAGACACCTCGGTTCCAACCCCTGTGATGGGAACCGGATGCGCCGCGACGAACCCGCAGAGATGGTTTTCCTTACTCGGGACGAGTTCGCACTCCTGTACTCCTGCGTTGGCGCTCACTGGCAGCCTCTGGTCGAGTTCCTGGTGGCCAGTGGTGCCCGTTTCGGTGAGGCAACGGCACTCAAGTCCGGCGACATAGATGTAGAGGAGGGCACCGTCAGAATCCACCGGGCGTGGCGCTACGTGCCCAAGGAGGGTTACCAGCTCGGACCACCGAAGACCAAGCGGAGTGTTCGCACCATAGACGTGGCCGCATCTGTTCTTGACAGCTTGGACCTCTCCGGCGAGTGGGTCTTCACGAACTCTGGGCGCGGCTGGCGCGGAAGACCGACTGACCCCGTGCGGGCGCAGAACTTCTTCTCCAACGCCTGGTTGCCTGCGCTGGCCATGGCCAAGGACAAAGGGCTGATCAAGAGGCCCCGGGTGCACGATCTTCGCCACACGAACGCCAGTTGGCTCATTCAGGCGGGCGTATCCTTGCCGGTGATCCAGCGGCACCTCGGCCACGAGAGCATCCAGACGACGGTGGACAGGTATGGGCACCTGGACCGTCGGTCGTCGCGGGTGGTGGCTGACGTGATCGGCAAGGCCCTCATGCACTCCATGGTGCTCGACGAGGTCGACTGA
- the glpR gene encoding gephyrin-like molybdotransferase receptor GlpR encodes MPSIPQSLLWISLVVLWLFVLVPMLISKRDAVRRTSDVALATRVLNGGAGARLLKRTGPAAGHRSDPDWKPEEDWDTEPIDGAFADADKDHAADDADTDELMRPRSVVTAMARADEIAEPEVAEPDYLDVDVIDEDAPALPVGATEAQSQGPALLAVEPEPVDEHDDSHGDLADDEYEYVEDSSGLEPEEDDEEMDDAPPAYAVGVNRRRRFDNKTAAAVSARKYAFRKRVLVAMAVVLVGSAIAAFEVTPMAWWLCAVATTVTLMYLFYLRRQTKIEERVRRRRMQRMARSRLGVENTQDREYDLVPSRLRRPGAVVLEIDDEDPIFEHLDYAVPMRNYGWPRDLPRAVGQ; translated from the coding sequence ATGCCAAGCATCCCGCAATCGTTATTGTGGATTTCGCTCGTGGTGCTGTGGTTGTTCGTGCTGGTGCCGATGTTGATCAGCAAGCGCGACGCCGTCCGGCGCACCAGCGACGTGGCCCTGGCGACCAGAGTGCTCAACGGCGGTGCCGGTGCCCGCCTGCTCAAGCGGACCGGTCCGGCGGCGGGTCATCGCAGTGACCCCGACTGGAAGCCGGAGGAGGACTGGGACACCGAGCCGATCGACGGTGCCTTCGCCGACGCCGACAAGGACCACGCGGCCGACGACGCCGACACCGATGAGCTGATGCGCCCGCGGTCGGTCGTCACGGCGATGGCGCGTGCTGATGAGATCGCTGAGCCTGAGGTTGCCGAGCCCGACTATCTCGACGTCGACGTGATCGACGAGGACGCGCCTGCGCTGCCGGTGGGTGCCACCGAGGCACAGTCTCAGGGGCCGGCGCTGCTTGCGGTCGAACCTGAGCCCGTCGACGAGCACGACGACTCACACGGCGACCTTGCTGACGACGAGTACGAATACGTCGAGGACTCCTCCGGGCTGGAGCCCGAGGAAGACGATGAGGAGATGGACGACGCACCGCCGGCCTATGCGGTGGGCGTCAACCGTCGGCGCCGGTTCGACAACAAGACCGCCGCGGCGGTCAGCGCCCGCAAGTACGCGTTCCGCAAGCGGGTGCTGGTGGCGATGGCGGTTGTCCTGGTCGGCTCGGCGATCGCGGCCTTCGAGGTGACTCCGATGGCTTGGTGGCTGTGCGCGGTGGCGACCACCGTCACCCTGATGTACCTGTTCTACCTGCGGCGACAGACCAAGATCGAGGAGCGGGTGAGGCGGCGCAGGATGCAGCGGATGGCGCGCAGCCGGCTCGGCGTGGAGAACACCCAGGACCGTGAATACGACCTGGTTCCGTCCCGGTTGCGGCGTCCCGGCGCGGTGGTGTTGGAGATCGACGACGAGGACCCGATCTTCGAGCACCTGGACTATGCGGTGCCGATGCGCAACTACGGCTGGCCCCGTGACCTGCCGCGCGCCGTCGGGCAGTAG
- a CDS encoding GNAT family protein, with product MNLLRSNSRHPGWPMSVGPLRVAAGVIRLRPVRMRDGAQWSRIRLADRVKLEPWEPSTDGDWPVRHSVAAWPAVCSGLRAEARKGRMLPYVIELDGQFCGQLTIGNVTHGALRSAWIGYWVSSEHTGGGVATGAVALGLDHCFGPVMLHRVEATVRPENAASRAVLAKNGFREEGLLRRYLEVDRGWRDHLLVAITVEEVYGSVASTLVRAGRASWV from the coding sequence GTGAACCTGTTGCGATCCAATTCCCGCCATCCCGGCTGGCCGATGAGCGTGGGGCCACTGCGGGTGGCGGCCGGGGTGATCCGGCTGCGGCCGGTGCGGATGCGCGACGGCGCGCAGTGGAGCCGGATCCGGCTGGCGGACCGGGTGAAGTTGGAGCCGTGGGAGCCCAGCACCGATGGCGACTGGCCGGTGCGTCACTCGGTGGCCGCGTGGCCAGCGGTGTGTTCCGGGCTGCGCGCCGAGGCGCGCAAGGGGCGGATGCTGCCCTATGTGATCGAACTGGACGGACAGTTCTGCGGACAGCTGACCATCGGCAATGTCACTCATGGGGCGTTGCGGTCTGCGTGGATCGGCTACTGGGTGTCCAGCGAGCACACCGGCGGCGGGGTGGCCACCGGCGCGGTCGCGCTGGGGCTCGACCACTGCTTCGGCCCGGTGATGCTGCACCGGGTGGAGGCCACCGTCCGTCCGGAGAACGCGGCCAGCCGGGCGGTCCTGGCTAAGAATGGTTTTCGCGAAGAAGGCCTGCTGCGGCGTTACCTCGAGGTCGACCGCGGGTGGCGTGACCACCTGTTGGTGGCGATCACGGTCGAAGAGGTGTACGGGTCGGTGGCTTCGACGCTGGTCCGGGCCGGTCGCGCCAGCTGGGTCTGA
- the glp gene encoding gephyrin-like molybdotransferase Glp gives MRSVEEQQARISAAAVAPRPIKVAIAEAQGLLCAEEVVTERPLPGFDQAAIDGYAVRSVDVLGVGDSGPLEAVGEDGIAEAREVVTLPVMGTIEAGARTPSRLQPRQAARVQTGAPLPTLADAVLPLRWTDGGMNRVRVLRGAPSGAYVRRAGDDVQPGDVAVRSGTIIGAAQVGLLAAVGRERVLVHPRPRVSVMAVGGELVDISRSPGNGQVYDVNSYALAAAARDAGAEVNRVGIVSNNPKELGEIVEGQLNRAEVLVIAGGVGGAAAEAVRSVLSELGDMEVVRVAMHPGSVQGFGQLGRDGVPTFLLPANPVSALVVFEVMVRPLIRLSLGKRHPMRRIVQARTLSPITSVGGRKGFLRGQLMRDQESGEYLVQALGGAPGASSHLLATLAEANCLVVVPSGAEQIRTGEIVDVAFLAQHG, from the coding sequence GTGCGTTCTGTGGAGGAGCAACAGGCACGGATATCGGCAGCAGCGGTGGCCCCCAGGCCGATCAAGGTTGCGATCGCCGAAGCCCAGGGGCTGCTGTGCGCCGAAGAGGTGGTGACCGAACGCCCGCTTCCAGGATTCGACCAGGCCGCCATCGACGGTTACGCGGTGCGCAGCGTCGACGTACTCGGGGTCGGTGACTCCGGCCCACTGGAAGCCGTCGGCGAGGACGGTATTGCGGAGGCCCGCGAGGTGGTGACCCTGCCGGTGATGGGGACCATCGAGGCCGGGGCGCGCACACCGAGCCGACTGCAGCCGCGCCAAGCCGCCCGGGTGCAGACCGGGGCGCCGCTGCCGACCCTGGCCGACGCCGTGCTGCCGCTGCGCTGGACCGACGGCGGGATGAACCGGGTCCGGGTGCTGCGCGGAGCGCCATCGGGCGCTTACGTGCGGCGCGCAGGTGACGACGTGCAGCCCGGTGATGTGGCGGTGCGTTCCGGGACGATCATCGGCGCGGCGCAGGTGGGACTGCTGGCGGCGGTCGGCCGCGAGCGGGTGCTGGTGCATCCGCGGCCGCGGGTGTCGGTGATGGCGGTCGGTGGCGAGCTGGTCGACATCTCCCGCAGCCCCGGCAACGGACAGGTCTACGACGTGAACTCCTACGCGCTGGCGGCCGCGGCCCGCGATGCCGGGGCGGAGGTCAACCGGGTGGGGATCGTCAGCAATAACCCGAAGGAACTCGGCGAGATCGTCGAGGGCCAGCTGAACCGGGCCGAGGTGCTGGTGATCGCCGGCGGGGTAGGCGGCGCGGCGGCCGAGGCGGTTCGTTCGGTGCTGTCCGAACTCGGTGACATGGAGGTGGTGCGTGTCGCGATGCACCCGGGTTCGGTGCAGGGCTTCGGGCAGCTCGGCCGCGACGGCGTGCCGACGTTTCTGTTGCCGGCCAACCCCGTCAGCGCGTTGGTGGTCTTCGAGGTGATGGTGCGTCCGCTGATCCGGCTGTCACTGGGCAAGCGGCATCCGATGCGTCGCATCGTGCAGGCCCGCACCCTTTCGCCGATCACATCGGTGGGTGGGCGCAAGGGCTTTCTGCGCGGCCAACTGATGCGTGACCAGGAGAGCGGCGAATATCTGGTCCAGGCGCTGGGCGGGGCGCCGGGGGCGTCGTCGCACCTGTTGGCAACCCTGGCCGAGGCGAACTGTCTGGTCGTGGTGCCCAGCGGAGCCGAGCAGATCCGTACCGGCGAAATCGTCGACGTCGCCTTTCTGGCTCAGCACGGCTGA
- a CDS encoding UTP--glucose-1-phosphate uridylyltransferase → MSRPEIPIPFTAIVPAAGLGTRFLPATKTVPKELLPVVDTPGIELVAAEAADAGAERLVIITSEGKDGVVAHFVEDLVLEGTLEARGKKAMLAKVRRAPALIKVESVVQAEPLGLGHAISCVEPTLAADEDAVMVLLPDDLVLPTGVLETMAQVRAEHGGTVLCAIEVMPEEISAYGVFDVEPVPGGGNQDVLRVKGMVEKPKSEDAPSLFAAAGRYVLDRAIFDALRRIDRGAGGEVQLTDAIALLISEGHPVHVVVHRGSRHDLGNPGGYLKAAVDFALDRDDYGPELRRWLVARLGLTEQ, encoded by the coding sequence ATGTCACGCCCAGAGATCCCGATTCCGTTCACGGCGATTGTTCCCGCCGCCGGCTTGGGGACGCGTTTTCTCCCCGCGACCAAGACCGTGCCGAAAGAGCTGCTGCCCGTCGTCGACACCCCCGGTATCGAGCTGGTCGCCGCCGAAGCCGCCGACGCCGGCGCCGAGCGTCTGGTGATCATCACCTCCGAGGGCAAGGACGGCGTCGTCGCGCACTTCGTCGAGGACCTGGTGCTCGAGGGCACCCTGGAGGCCCGCGGCAAGAAGGCCATGCTGGCCAAGGTCCGCCGCGCTCCGGCGCTGATCAAGGTCGAGTCCGTGGTGCAGGCCGAACCGCTCGGGCTGGGCCACGCGATCAGCTGTGTGGAGCCCACCCTGGCGGCCGACGAGGACGCGGTCATGGTGCTGCTGCCCGACGACCTGGTGTTGCCCACCGGTGTGCTGGAGACGATGGCACAGGTCCGGGCCGAGCACGGCGGCACGGTGTTGTGCGCCATCGAGGTGATGCCCGAGGAGATCAGCGCCTACGGCGTCTTCGACGTCGAACCGGTGCCCGGCGGCGGCAACCAGGACGTGCTGCGGGTCAAGGGCATGGTCGAAAAGCCCAAATCGGAGGACGCTCCGTCGCTGTTCGCGGCGGCCGGACGCTACGTGCTGGACCGCGCGATTTTCGACGCACTGCGCCGCATCGACCGGGGCGCCGGCGGGGAAGTGCAGCTGACGGACGCGATCGCATTGCTGATCTCCGAGGGCCATCCGGTCCACGTCGTGGTGCATCGCGGATCCCGACACGACTTGGGAAATCCCGGCGGCTACCTCAAGGCTGCGGTTGACTTTGCATTGGATCGTGACGACTACGGCCCGGAACTGCGGCGGTGGTTGGTGGCGCGATTGGGCCTGACCGAACAGTAG
- a CDS encoding 5-formyltetrahydrofolate cyclo-ligase has translation MATAGKSALRDRLVAARRGIDDDVRAAEAQLLTEHLEQVEIAAGTVCAYVPVGSEPGSTAMLDVLLRRAGRVLLPVARVGAGDTPLPLQWGEYRHGQLVAARWGLLEPPRPWLPASMLGEAALVLLPALAVDRRGVRLGRGRGFYDRSLSVRDPQARLVAIVRDTELVDELPSEPHDVPMTHALTPGRGLIALPTRE, from the coding sequence ATGGCAACCGCGGGCAAATCGGCGTTGCGGGACCGATTGGTCGCCGCGCGCCGCGGCATTGACGACGACGTTCGCGCCGCCGAGGCACAGCTGCTGACCGAGCACTTGGAGCAGGTGGAAATAGCTGCCGGGACGGTGTGCGCGTACGTCCCGGTGGGTTCGGAGCCCGGGTCGACGGCCATGCTCGATGTGTTGCTGCGCCGCGCCGGCCGGGTCCTGTTGCCGGTGGCGCGCGTTGGCGCCGGCGACACGCCGCTCCCCCTGCAATGGGGCGAGTACCGCCACGGTCAGCTGGTGGCGGCGCGCTGGGGATTGCTGGAACCACCGCGACCCTGGTTGCCGGCGTCGATGCTGGGCGAGGCCGCTTTGGTGCTGCTGCCTGCGCTCGCGGTCGACCGCCGTGGTGTGCGGCTGGGCCGCGGGCGCGGCTTCTATGACCGCTCCCTGTCGGTCCGGGACCCCCAGGCGCGTCTGGTGGCGATCGTGCGGGACACCGAACTGGTGGACGAGTTGCCGTCGGAGCCGCATGACGTGCCGATGACCCACGCACTCACCCCGGGACGTGGGCTGATTGCGCTGCCGACCCGGGAATGA